The Triticum dicoccoides isolate Atlit2015 ecotype Zavitan unplaced genomic scaffold, WEW_v2.0 scaffold213545, whole genome shotgun sequence region CCAAAGTTGGCACTAAAAGTTAAGGGCCGTCACTGTCTTGGTCTCTGCGCCTCATGGTTCAGTTAGCTCCCCCCCTCTTTATCCCTTTATTATCCTGTGAATCCATCAATCAACTACTGAAAAATCCTCCATCAAACTACCTTCTTACGAGCAATTTCTGACCGGAAAAGTCGAAGGGGTCAATGGCCGTGGTGGTGCAGTTTCTGGTTAGAAAGTTCGTTGATAGCCTGGCGGAGGAGGGAGCCGCGGAGCTCCCTTTCAGCTCCCACTTCTACGACATGAGGGCCGGGTTGGAGAAGGCAGCCATTTCTTCCACCAACGCCGATGAGCTCCGAGAGTGCATGTACGAGCTCAATAACCTGCTCTCGCAGTGCCGCATGCTCAACAACCGGCCAATCCCGCGGAGCTGCTTCTTCTCCCCCTCTGAAGCATGGCTTTCCAACAAGGTCAAGCAGCGGGTGATCGCCATGAAGCGCAGAGTCCTGCAATGTGTCCATAACGATGACCCCAACGGCGATGCAGCAGCCTTGCCGGAGGAGAATGCCACCACTGCTGGGTTCAGTCGGTGGAGTACTTCTTGGGTTGAGCAGAGCAGGATCTACAGGTTCGACCAACAGCTCGCGGAGCTAGAGTCCAGGGCGTTCAGGGACAGAAGCCCCGGACGACTTACAGGCGTCGGCATCGTCGGCATGGGCGGCATCGGGAAGACTGCACTCGCGCAGCTCGTGTTCAACAGCCCGCTGGCCAGGCGCCGCTTCTTCCCCAGGATCTGGGTGTGCCTGTCGCGCACCTCTTGCATTGGCAAGGATGTGCGCAAGGAAGTCTTGCAGAGCATACTTATGGCCCTCGGACTCGAAGAGGAGTTAATATTGGCCATTGATAGCCTGGGAGACATGGAGTTAGCTGTCCATGAGCAGC contains the following coding sequences:
- the LOC119345194 gene encoding probable disease resistance protein At5g45440, translating into MAVVVQFLVRKFVDSLAEEGAAELPFSSHFYDMRAGLEKAAISSTNADELRECMYELNNLLSQCRMLNNRPIPRSCFFSPSEAWLSNKVKQRVIAMKRRVLQCVHNDDPNGDAAALPEENATTAGFSRWSTSWVEQSRIYRFDQQLAELESRAFRDRSPGRLTGVGIVGMGGIGKTALAQLVFNSPLARRRFFPRIWVCLSRTSCIGKDVRKEVLQSILMALGLEEELILAIDSLGDMELAVHEQLKGKRYLIVFDDVWNVDDWYADIAGHENALSRGEQLQNGLVLALPKERGGIVIVTSRQEQAAEMMVGKGSVYRVKPLADRESAWAIFMDALNKERQPIDLAAINNLKEEILQTCGGLPSMAKAMADIFAKSLTLPASTSSQELKLE